Below is a window of Oryza brachyantha chromosome 10, ObraRS2, whole genome shotgun sequence DNA.
AGAATCCTAGGCACACAAGGGGCAGGCAGAGTGGGAATCAAAGCCACGCTTAAGGAGCAGGTCCGATGTCGAACAACGGCGCTGAAAGGCAAACCAAAGGAAGAACTTGCACTTTGCTGGGCCTTTAGCATGTCAGAGTAGATCAGCGCAAGGGAGGAGTTGCTGGCCGAAGAAGAAGGCCTGGTAGGCCGAGTGTGCCGAATAGCGTTGGTCGTTGGTCCACCGCTGAATAATTGTGAGCCATTCATTTGCTTTGTATCTGATGaatctgattttattatactacactGATAGTATGtctagtaaaattttataggagtaaaatcagaactaaaatatataacctTGAGACCATGAGTTAGGGGCACACCATTATTTATGCCCTAAGTATGAGTAGGGTGTGAATTACATAGCATGTGAACTTCATTTGGAAGCAGTAGGTTTTTTCATTGATTTATGTGTCTTGAAGCATGGGTGtgaattgaagaaaaataaaagggaaTAAAGGGGAACAACTTCACTAGTTGGATTGTGTATGATCATCGAagtattaattagaagtatgaTCAAGACGAAACATTTTAACACTATTTCTCTTTCCTTGTCCGTACACCCTCGCGGATAGGGGTGTAAGTAGGCTGTCCCATCTGATATTCAACCAACCACAAGTCCACATCAGGCCCCCGCTGGCTGCTTGCAGCTCACTATGAAACTGTACTGATGCGTGTTTGTAACTATATGgttcttatttgtttttacaaTAGGATAGAATATTgacaaaaagaaattatgtTTTGTAACTGAAACTTAATTTAGTATGTTTTATCAATTATATTAGAAATTTGACATTTAGGTCAAAACTTATCCGTTCAGAAGAGGGTCAGCATGGCAAAATCAttttcatattaattaatccaaTGTTTCTCCGTGCATAGTGCACAGCACATGGGGGTGGATCGCCTGAGGAGCTACTGTAGTTCTATCCTGATACATCATGATTATGCTACAAGAAATTGAAATGCTCTCTTGACATTTAAATTCATGCATGATAAGGCATGATAAGGCACTGTCAACACAACTATATATCCAATTACACCAGGGAGCCGGCCGTGTAGAACTGTGGTATACAAGGTCACCACATTTGATTATTACATCGAACGGTATTGGTTCtttattacaaattatttatctaaagcacatatatatcaaatatggAAGCGTCACAGATGAACCAATGGTTCTAGTTTGTTTAGATGATCGAATTACATGTTTTTACGGGTGTCCACCATAGGCACTTCCAGATCCGCTTCCTGAGCCACTACCATATCCACTGCCACCGGGACCACTCtgtccaccaccgccgccaccaccttgGCCACCAGCTTGAGCATACCCACCACCATATGGCCCATAGCCACCAGCCTGACCATATCCAGAGCCAGAACCGTAACCAGATCCCGATCCACCATTttgtccaccgccgccaccttgaccaccacctcctccttgcACATATCCTCCACCATATGGGCCATACCCACCAGCTTGCCCATACCCAGATCCAGAACCAGAACCATATCCAGATCCACCGTCCTGTCCacccccacctcctccgccaccaccgcctccactAGCATATGCTCCACCACCACTTGCCTGGCCATATCCAGATCCAGATCCGGATCCCCATCCCGAGCCACCATTtgatccaccaccacctcctccaccaccaccgccaccaccagcactAGCATATCTAGCTACCCTTCCAGCATTGGCTAGTCCAAGACCCAGCAAGAGAACGAAGCTAAGAGCCACAAGCTTAGCCATTGTTATATCAAGAGAAGTAAAGGAGATGAGTTTCAAGCGAAGGGCTTGTGTGTATTTATAGCACCGGAGGGCATGCAACTTGGCTAGCTGTTATACGCAGGATGGGACTTGATCTCTAGCTAGTCAATTACTTACTACTACATACTATATAACTACTAAGACTACTTTAAACGGGAAAACAAGCATGGCCGAAATTAGATAGATTATGACTTTTATGCCTGGTTATACAAACCTCATTATCAGGTAGGTAAGCATAAATTACGTTTGAATTTCTACGAGCATAATTTAGCTAATTAGCTATGTCGACTTAGGCCATTTCCAACGGAATCTAGCGCTTCATTATTATGTTTTCACTGCAGCGAGGTAAGCAACAAAACAATTGATGATTGAAATAACAGATATAATGTCTTATTTTATTGCTTCTTGCGCAATACACGGAAGAGTCACGTTACGTTGGGAGTACATAGTTCTTTTATGGatgaaacttattttatctttcttgtCATTATCTTCTTATTACATCGTAAAAATGCTGATATGGTATTATATTTAACGAGAATAAAACATC
It encodes the following:
- the LOC102704918 gene encoding putative glycine-rich cell wall structural protein 1 translates to MAKLVALSFVLLLGLGLANAGRVARYASAGGGGGGGGGGGGSNGGSGWGSGSGSGYGQASGGGAYASGGGGGGGGGGGQDGGSGYGSGSGSGYGQAGGYGPYGGGYVQGGGGGQGGGGGQNGGSGSGYGSGSGYGQAGGYGPYGGGYAQAGGQGGGGGGGQSGPGGSGYGSGSGSGSGSAYGGHP